Proteins encoded together in one Bombus affinis isolate iyBomAffi1 chromosome 2, iyBomAffi1.2, whole genome shotgun sequence window:
- the LOC126926973 gene encoding uncharacterized protein LOC126926973 isoform X2 — protein sequence MSDLQATLEFSLELCKFYNVDLFQRGYYQIRTALRVSPKLPVKVEVNQLRNHSLEAPGTSKRFQILYRNEEVTLGTSVLFRAHVLVHSHKIEEVLSRTHFNLGVELWFSEPTQPGNMACVSSRALQLNFAPTKGLHYHLPVLFDYFHLAAVSITIHACLVALHQPYIKKSILHYVQSCAPRGGKPWLQFKQTAANGDNNAQLGNIETTTRCVGSATRIQHAKLVQQEVIRLLLAARESLLNDLADLARLLPSCQQRALELAQNTHKEITKMMDTEETDVAQLCAQNIVLWQHFLEAFSGREAVHQHLARIHHQLRVKRFAEGFFVLENPRTSAWGCYDANYQSYQAVSEAARRSRYLSSLPPLPVHCPELDGDLHSLPLIFEDQYVDMKQRHRNSVPGIDDCSCGIAAILESRSMGIWSPRSEGTAQDIGSVQGRLMLTPSTLPARHSKSLDQLGPDIAPVQPRTSPKTLPRSVSTQLFPRQRGGARNVTPPATVPSRGRQRSTAPSSSTLFPPSGQQACSAPNPSLGSTPVIPLPRAKSTQILVLPRQQNDPQNTSITSLLAAMFPELPPGGQLPGYRPSNKSCEQTLTVPTCLGTTDHAQMTDCWSENKAPNINEDYHSLDTRRIRLEPRSHRLPTRHPLSTANDQNNLLPTKASVNGDTFLPEQQPLHTATLDRVTYRGNSRKQAHQTGDKYSQTNGLESRRYHTIGKTGSGLNQRNREVQDSMNGGGLPSSHSMMADPLYKRSNYTSTTTDSFFYRTNGTSGRTRGEPERPRRPKSTERLVDDVDRNEYCDFRRERPRRREERSAVKSPRNGVASSYREAEKHRRPHSEDKMQELTNEMFYKVMTAMSEPKKEQRVEKRKDRHGRRPHSAPVLDIDHPAEENKKCSHRNRKPAPPPPAYQDPAVAPLPKYRPPPPVTTTSVLGVENNNKIILKVEPIKSPMEAPATNGTTPSDTSSAVPAPSVKRLRCASVPVAQNKVVVPRSAVSLPCMPIRDSKDSLSNNLPVIPNPLSPPSSRPSSPTMSSSSSNLTSECSGWVSSGDTSSSEQRRNAKLSSEQLRQKLSKIVPRKERPAPTKESVEEHSYEEVRLPPPKMFQDEPPPPEEFRDPPAIIDNPLYHVYETVKPVRSPKQTKTAPCSPQKNRDRERERERDRDLPYGARDICLDCYQEGKELLQSIQDDSINFKKCKEAFKRQMSFSGKIYREHKEAQLRFHKRAHSFGYGDFLTPSSVKPLRSNVPLSDYPTLASTMPYFHISNEYRLFSPEGAHLIICVHGLDGNPADLRLVKTYLELSLPGAHLDFLMSERNQGDTFSDFDTMTDRLVAEILHHIETSGLNPTKVSFIGHSLGTIIIRSALTRPQLRPLLPRLHTFLSLSGPHLGTLYNTSGLVNAGMWFMQKLKKSVSLLQLAMKDAPNVRRSFMFRLSQKSNLEKFKHVLLCGSAQDRYVPLHSARIELCKAAVRDSTDQGAAYREMVHNILYPVMSSSGVSLVRYDVHHALPATANALIGRAAHIAVLDSELFIEKFLLVAGLKYFR from the exons GGCGTTGCAGCTGAACTTCGCGCCCACGAAGGGGCTTCACTATCATTTGCCGGTGCTCTTCGACTACTTTCATCTTGCCGCCGTCTCCATCACGATTCACGCCTGCCTCGTGGCCCTTCATCAACCTTACATCAA GAAGAGCATACTTCATTATGTCCAGAGCTG CGCGCCGCGTGGAGGGAAACCGTGGCTACAATTTAAACAGACTGCAGCAAACGGGGATAACAATGCTCAGTTAGGAAATATC GAAACAACAACGAGATGCGTTGGTTCAGCCACGAGGATACAACACGCGAAATTAGTTCAACAGGAAGTAATCAGGTTACTTTTGGCCGCGAGGGAATCTTTGCTCAACGACTTAGCTGATTTAGCGCGTCTGCTACCTTCTTGCCAGCAAAGAGCGCTCGAGCTTGCTCAGAACACGCACAAAGAAATTACCAAG ATGATGGACACGGAGGAGACTGATGTCGCCCAACTCTGCGCACAAAATATCGTTCTTTGGCAACATTTTCTGGAAGCGTTCTCCGGACGCGAGGCTGTTCATCAGCATCTTGCGAGGATCCATCATCAGCTGAGG GTGAAACGTTTTGCGGAAGGTTTCTTCGTGCTAGAAAACCCTAGGACATCCGCATGGGGCTGTTACGATGCGAACTACCAGTCGTATCAAGCGGTGAGCGAAGCCGCAAGAAGATCGCGATATCTGTCCTCGTTGCCTCCGCTCCCAGTGCACTGTCCGGAATTGGACGGAGATCTTCACTCTCTGCCTTTGATCTTCGAGGATCAGTACGTGGATATGAAGCAGAGGCACAGAAACAGCG TTCCCGGCATCGACGACTGCAGTTGCGGCATAGCAGCAATCCTAGAGTCGCGATCCATGGGAATCTGGTCACCAAGGAGCGAAGGCACGGCTCAGGATATCGGTTCGGTCCAAGGTCGTCTGATGCTCACTCCATCCACCCTTCCTGCCAGGCACAGCAAATCCTTGGACCAACTAGGCCCAGACATCGCTCCAGTTCAGCCAAGGACATCGCCAAAGACGCTTCCTCGATCCGTGTCCACGCAGCTGTTTCCAAGACAGAGAGGCGGGGCGCGAAACGTTACTCCACCAGCGACAGTTCCTTCAAGAGGAAGGCAAAGGTCGACAGCGCCGTCCAGTAGCACGCTTTTCCCTCCTTCGGGGCAGCAAGCCTGCTCCGCTCCAAACCCATCCCTAGGATCGACACCCGTGATCCCGTTGCCTCGCGCCAAGTCTACGCAAATATTGGTGTTGCCCAGACAACAAAATGATCCTCAGAACACCTCGATAACGTCGCTCCTCGCGGCTATGTTTCCTGAATTACCGCCAGGAGGACAGTTACCTGGGTACAGACCGTCGAACAAGTCCTGCGAACAAACTCTTACGGTACCCACCTGTCTGGGAACGACGGACCATGCTCAGATGACAGATTGTTGGAGCGAGAATAAGGCTCCTAATATTAACGAAG ATTACCATTCTCTGGATACAAGAAGAATTCGGCTAGAGCCACGCAGTCACCGATTACCAACGCGTCATCCACTGTCGACCGCCAACGACCAAAACAACTTACTACCAACAAAAGCGAGCGTTAATGGCGACACGTTTCTCCCAGAACAACAACCGCTTCACACAGCCACCCTGGACAGAGTGACCTATCGAGGAAATTCCCGTAAACAAGCGCATCAAACAGGTGACAAATACAGTCAAACGAATGGTCTAGAGTCTCGCAGGTATCACACAATTGGTAAAACTGGGTCCGGGCTAAATCAGCGAAATCGGGAGGTTCAGGATTCAATGAATGGCGGAGGGTTGCCCAGCAGTCATTCGATGATGGCTGATCCTTTGTACAAAAGATCCAATTACACGTCGACAACTACAGACTCCTTCTTCTATCGAACAAATGGCACCAGTGGGAGGACACGTGGAGAACCAGAGAGACCAAGGAGACCAAAAAGCACAGAAAGATTAGTAGATGACGTTGATCGTAACGAGTATTGTGATTTTCGAAGAGAAAGACCAAGAAGAAGAGAGGAGAGGTCTGCTGTCAAGAGCCCTCGTAATGGTGTCGCGTCTTCTTACAGAGAAGCAGAGAAACATAGGAGGCCACATAGCGAAGATAAGATGCAAGAATTAACTAACGAGATGTTTTATAAGGTGATGACAGCTATGTCTGAACCGAAGAAGGAACAACGTGTGGAGAAGAGGAAGGATAGGCATGGAAGAAGACCGCATTCCGCGCCTGTTCTGGATATTGATCATCCGGCTGAGGAGAATAAGAAGTGTAGTCATAGGAATAGGAAACCAGCACCTCCACCTCCAGCTTACCAGGATCCTGCGGTGGCTCCGCTGCCAAAGTACAGGCCTCCGCCTCCGGTAACCACGACGAGCGTGCTGGGGGtggagaataataataaaattattctgaAG GTAGAGCCCATCAAGTCTCCCATGGAGGCGCCAGCAACGAATGGAACAACACCATCCGACACCTCCAGCGCTGTTCCAGCGCCAAGCGTGAAAAGACTGAGATGTGCGAGTGTGCCAGTGGCGCAGAACAAAGTTGTGGTACCACGAAGCGCAGTGTCGTTACCTTGCATGCCCATACGCGACAGCAAGGACAGCCTTAGCAACAATCTTCCCGTCATTCCGAATCCTCTCAGCCCGCCGTCCAGCAGACCGAGTAGCCCAACGATGAGCTCCAGTTCCAGTAACCTTACGTCCGAGTGTTCCGGATGGGTCAGCAGCGGGGACACGTCTAGCTCCGAGCAGCGTCGAAACGCGAAGCTATCGAGCGAACAGCTTCGTCAAAAATTGTCAAAAATCGTACCAAGAAAGGAAAGACCCGCTCCAACgaaagaaagcgtagaagagcATTCGTACGAAGAAGTACGACTTCCGCCTCCAAAAATGTTCCAGGACGAACCACCGCCTCCAGAGGAATTTCGTGATCCGCCTGCTATCATCGATAATCCTTTGTATCACGTTTACGAGACGGTGAAACCGGTTAGAAGTCCTAAACAGACGAAGACTGCGCCGTGTAGTCCTCAGAAGAATAGAGAtagggagagggagagggagagagatagAGATCTTCCATATGGAGCTAGAGATATTTGTTTAGATTGTTATCAAGAGGGCAAGGAACTGTTACAGTCGATTCAGGATGATtcgattaattttaaaaaatgcaaGGAAGCGTTCAAGAGGCAGATGAGCTTCTCAGGGAAGATTTACAG AGAACACAAGGAAGCGCAGTTGCGTTTCCATAAACGTGCCCATTCCTTTGGATACGGTGACTTCCTGACCCCGTCGTCGGTAAAACCTCTAAGATCGAATGTGCCTCTTAGTGATTATCCGACCCTGGCCTCGACCATGCCGTACTTCCACATCAGCAACGAGTACCGGCTGTTCTCGCCGGAAGGAGCTCATCTGATTATCTGCGTGCACGGTCTCGATGGCAACCCTGCTGATCTTCGTTTGGTCAAGACGTACTTGGAACTGAGTCTTCCCGGAGCGCATCTAGATTTTTTAATGTCTGAGAGAAATCAA GGTGACACATTTTCGGATTTCGATACAATGACGGATCGACTGGTAGCCGAGATTCTGCATCACATCGAGACGTCGGGCCTGAACCCGACGAAAGTCAGCTTTATTGGACATTCTTTAGGGACCATCATCATAAGAAGCGCTCTGACGCGGCCTCAATTACGGCCGCTTCTTCCACGTTTACACACGTTTCTCAGCCTAAGCGGTCCACACTTAGGTACACTGTATAACACCAGTGGATTAGTTAACGCAG GTATGTGGTTCATGCAGAAGCTGAAGAAGTCGGTCTCGTTGCTGCAACTGGCTATGAAAGATGCGCCGAATGTTAGACGGTCGTTCATGTTCCGCCTCAGTCAGAAGAGCAATCTCGAGAAATTCAAACACGTGCTGCTGTGCGGGAGCGCGCAGGATCGATACGTGCCGCTTCATTCTGCTCGTATAGAACTCTGCAAAGCCGCCGTACGGGATTCCACCGATCAAG GTGCAGCATATCGTGAGATGGTGCACAACATCCTGTACCCGGTGATGTCCTCGTCAGGAGTAAGTTTAGTGAGGTACGACGTGCACCACGCGTTACCTGCGACGGCAAACGCTCTGATTGGCCGAGCCGCGCACATCGCCGTCCTCGATTCCGAGCTTTTCATCGAGAAGTTCCTGCTGGTGGCTGGTCTGAAATACTTCAGATAA
- the LOC126926973 gene encoding uncharacterized protein LOC126926973 isoform X1: MSDLQATLEFSLELCKFYNVDLFQRGYYQIRTALRVSPKLPVKVEVNQLRNHSLEAPGTSKRFQILYRNEEVTLGTSVLFRAHVLVHSHKIEEVLSRTHFNLGVELWFSEPTQPGNMACVSSRALQLNFAPTKGLHYHLPVLFDYFHLAAVSITIHACLVALHQPYIKKSILHYVQSCAPRGGKPWLQFKQTAANGDNNAQLGNIETTTRCVGSATRIQHAKLVQQEVIRLLLAARESLLNDLADLARLLPSCQQRALELAQNTHKEITKLQMMDTEETDVAQLCAQNIVLWQHFLEAFSGREAVHQHLARIHHQLRVKRFAEGFFVLENPRTSAWGCYDANYQSYQAVSEAARRSRYLSSLPPLPVHCPELDGDLHSLPLIFEDQYVDMKQRHRNSVPGIDDCSCGIAAILESRSMGIWSPRSEGTAQDIGSVQGRLMLTPSTLPARHSKSLDQLGPDIAPVQPRTSPKTLPRSVSTQLFPRQRGGARNVTPPATVPSRGRQRSTAPSSSTLFPPSGQQACSAPNPSLGSTPVIPLPRAKSTQILVLPRQQNDPQNTSITSLLAAMFPELPPGGQLPGYRPSNKSCEQTLTVPTCLGTTDHAQMTDCWSENKAPNINEDYHSLDTRRIRLEPRSHRLPTRHPLSTANDQNNLLPTKASVNGDTFLPEQQPLHTATLDRVTYRGNSRKQAHQTGDKYSQTNGLESRRYHTIGKTGSGLNQRNREVQDSMNGGGLPSSHSMMADPLYKRSNYTSTTTDSFFYRTNGTSGRTRGEPERPRRPKSTERLVDDVDRNEYCDFRRERPRRREERSAVKSPRNGVASSYREAEKHRRPHSEDKMQELTNEMFYKVMTAMSEPKKEQRVEKRKDRHGRRPHSAPVLDIDHPAEENKKCSHRNRKPAPPPPAYQDPAVAPLPKYRPPPPVTTTSVLGVENNNKIILKVEPIKSPMEAPATNGTTPSDTSSAVPAPSVKRLRCASVPVAQNKVVVPRSAVSLPCMPIRDSKDSLSNNLPVIPNPLSPPSSRPSSPTMSSSSSNLTSECSGWVSSGDTSSSEQRRNAKLSSEQLRQKLSKIVPRKERPAPTKESVEEHSYEEVRLPPPKMFQDEPPPPEEFRDPPAIIDNPLYHVYETVKPVRSPKQTKTAPCSPQKNRDRERERERDRDLPYGARDICLDCYQEGKELLQSIQDDSINFKKCKEAFKRQMSFSGKIYREHKEAQLRFHKRAHSFGYGDFLTPSSVKPLRSNVPLSDYPTLASTMPYFHISNEYRLFSPEGAHLIICVHGLDGNPADLRLVKTYLELSLPGAHLDFLMSERNQGDTFSDFDTMTDRLVAEILHHIETSGLNPTKVSFIGHSLGTIIIRSALTRPQLRPLLPRLHTFLSLSGPHLGTLYNTSGLVNAGMWFMQKLKKSVSLLQLAMKDAPNVRRSFMFRLSQKSNLEKFKHVLLCGSAQDRYVPLHSARIELCKAAVRDSTDQGAAYREMVHNILYPVMSSSGVSLVRYDVHHALPATANALIGRAAHIAVLDSELFIEKFLLVAGLKYFR, translated from the exons GGCGTTGCAGCTGAACTTCGCGCCCACGAAGGGGCTTCACTATCATTTGCCGGTGCTCTTCGACTACTTTCATCTTGCCGCCGTCTCCATCACGATTCACGCCTGCCTCGTGGCCCTTCATCAACCTTACATCAA GAAGAGCATACTTCATTATGTCCAGAGCTG CGCGCCGCGTGGAGGGAAACCGTGGCTACAATTTAAACAGACTGCAGCAAACGGGGATAACAATGCTCAGTTAGGAAATATC GAAACAACAACGAGATGCGTTGGTTCAGCCACGAGGATACAACACGCGAAATTAGTTCAACAGGAAGTAATCAGGTTACTTTTGGCCGCGAGGGAATCTTTGCTCAACGACTTAGCTGATTTAGCGCGTCTGCTACCTTCTTGCCAGCAAAGAGCGCTCGAGCTTGCTCAGAACACGCACAAAGAAATTACCAAG TTACAGATGATGGACACGGAGGAGACTGATGTCGCCCAACTCTGCGCACAAAATATCGTTCTTTGGCAACATTTTCTGGAAGCGTTCTCCGGACGCGAGGCTGTTCATCAGCATCTTGCGAGGATCCATCATCAGCTGAGG GTGAAACGTTTTGCGGAAGGTTTCTTCGTGCTAGAAAACCCTAGGACATCCGCATGGGGCTGTTACGATGCGAACTACCAGTCGTATCAAGCGGTGAGCGAAGCCGCAAGAAGATCGCGATATCTGTCCTCGTTGCCTCCGCTCCCAGTGCACTGTCCGGAATTGGACGGAGATCTTCACTCTCTGCCTTTGATCTTCGAGGATCAGTACGTGGATATGAAGCAGAGGCACAGAAACAGCG TTCCCGGCATCGACGACTGCAGTTGCGGCATAGCAGCAATCCTAGAGTCGCGATCCATGGGAATCTGGTCACCAAGGAGCGAAGGCACGGCTCAGGATATCGGTTCGGTCCAAGGTCGTCTGATGCTCACTCCATCCACCCTTCCTGCCAGGCACAGCAAATCCTTGGACCAACTAGGCCCAGACATCGCTCCAGTTCAGCCAAGGACATCGCCAAAGACGCTTCCTCGATCCGTGTCCACGCAGCTGTTTCCAAGACAGAGAGGCGGGGCGCGAAACGTTACTCCACCAGCGACAGTTCCTTCAAGAGGAAGGCAAAGGTCGACAGCGCCGTCCAGTAGCACGCTTTTCCCTCCTTCGGGGCAGCAAGCCTGCTCCGCTCCAAACCCATCCCTAGGATCGACACCCGTGATCCCGTTGCCTCGCGCCAAGTCTACGCAAATATTGGTGTTGCCCAGACAACAAAATGATCCTCAGAACACCTCGATAACGTCGCTCCTCGCGGCTATGTTTCCTGAATTACCGCCAGGAGGACAGTTACCTGGGTACAGACCGTCGAACAAGTCCTGCGAACAAACTCTTACGGTACCCACCTGTCTGGGAACGACGGACCATGCTCAGATGACAGATTGTTGGAGCGAGAATAAGGCTCCTAATATTAACGAAG ATTACCATTCTCTGGATACAAGAAGAATTCGGCTAGAGCCACGCAGTCACCGATTACCAACGCGTCATCCACTGTCGACCGCCAACGACCAAAACAACTTACTACCAACAAAAGCGAGCGTTAATGGCGACACGTTTCTCCCAGAACAACAACCGCTTCACACAGCCACCCTGGACAGAGTGACCTATCGAGGAAATTCCCGTAAACAAGCGCATCAAACAGGTGACAAATACAGTCAAACGAATGGTCTAGAGTCTCGCAGGTATCACACAATTGGTAAAACTGGGTCCGGGCTAAATCAGCGAAATCGGGAGGTTCAGGATTCAATGAATGGCGGAGGGTTGCCCAGCAGTCATTCGATGATGGCTGATCCTTTGTACAAAAGATCCAATTACACGTCGACAACTACAGACTCCTTCTTCTATCGAACAAATGGCACCAGTGGGAGGACACGTGGAGAACCAGAGAGACCAAGGAGACCAAAAAGCACAGAAAGATTAGTAGATGACGTTGATCGTAACGAGTATTGTGATTTTCGAAGAGAAAGACCAAGAAGAAGAGAGGAGAGGTCTGCTGTCAAGAGCCCTCGTAATGGTGTCGCGTCTTCTTACAGAGAAGCAGAGAAACATAGGAGGCCACATAGCGAAGATAAGATGCAAGAATTAACTAACGAGATGTTTTATAAGGTGATGACAGCTATGTCTGAACCGAAGAAGGAACAACGTGTGGAGAAGAGGAAGGATAGGCATGGAAGAAGACCGCATTCCGCGCCTGTTCTGGATATTGATCATCCGGCTGAGGAGAATAAGAAGTGTAGTCATAGGAATAGGAAACCAGCACCTCCACCTCCAGCTTACCAGGATCCTGCGGTGGCTCCGCTGCCAAAGTACAGGCCTCCGCCTCCGGTAACCACGACGAGCGTGCTGGGGGtggagaataataataaaattattctgaAG GTAGAGCCCATCAAGTCTCCCATGGAGGCGCCAGCAACGAATGGAACAACACCATCCGACACCTCCAGCGCTGTTCCAGCGCCAAGCGTGAAAAGACTGAGATGTGCGAGTGTGCCAGTGGCGCAGAACAAAGTTGTGGTACCACGAAGCGCAGTGTCGTTACCTTGCATGCCCATACGCGACAGCAAGGACAGCCTTAGCAACAATCTTCCCGTCATTCCGAATCCTCTCAGCCCGCCGTCCAGCAGACCGAGTAGCCCAACGATGAGCTCCAGTTCCAGTAACCTTACGTCCGAGTGTTCCGGATGGGTCAGCAGCGGGGACACGTCTAGCTCCGAGCAGCGTCGAAACGCGAAGCTATCGAGCGAACAGCTTCGTCAAAAATTGTCAAAAATCGTACCAAGAAAGGAAAGACCCGCTCCAACgaaagaaagcgtagaagagcATTCGTACGAAGAAGTACGACTTCCGCCTCCAAAAATGTTCCAGGACGAACCACCGCCTCCAGAGGAATTTCGTGATCCGCCTGCTATCATCGATAATCCTTTGTATCACGTTTACGAGACGGTGAAACCGGTTAGAAGTCCTAAACAGACGAAGACTGCGCCGTGTAGTCCTCAGAAGAATAGAGAtagggagagggagagggagagagatagAGATCTTCCATATGGAGCTAGAGATATTTGTTTAGATTGTTATCAAGAGGGCAAGGAACTGTTACAGTCGATTCAGGATGATtcgattaattttaaaaaatgcaaGGAAGCGTTCAAGAGGCAGATGAGCTTCTCAGGGAAGATTTACAG AGAACACAAGGAAGCGCAGTTGCGTTTCCATAAACGTGCCCATTCCTTTGGATACGGTGACTTCCTGACCCCGTCGTCGGTAAAACCTCTAAGATCGAATGTGCCTCTTAGTGATTATCCGACCCTGGCCTCGACCATGCCGTACTTCCACATCAGCAACGAGTACCGGCTGTTCTCGCCGGAAGGAGCTCATCTGATTATCTGCGTGCACGGTCTCGATGGCAACCCTGCTGATCTTCGTTTGGTCAAGACGTACTTGGAACTGAGTCTTCCCGGAGCGCATCTAGATTTTTTAATGTCTGAGAGAAATCAA GGTGACACATTTTCGGATTTCGATACAATGACGGATCGACTGGTAGCCGAGATTCTGCATCACATCGAGACGTCGGGCCTGAACCCGACGAAAGTCAGCTTTATTGGACATTCTTTAGGGACCATCATCATAAGAAGCGCTCTGACGCGGCCTCAATTACGGCCGCTTCTTCCACGTTTACACACGTTTCTCAGCCTAAGCGGTCCACACTTAGGTACACTGTATAACACCAGTGGATTAGTTAACGCAG GTATGTGGTTCATGCAGAAGCTGAAGAAGTCGGTCTCGTTGCTGCAACTGGCTATGAAAGATGCGCCGAATGTTAGACGGTCGTTCATGTTCCGCCTCAGTCAGAAGAGCAATCTCGAGAAATTCAAACACGTGCTGCTGTGCGGGAGCGCGCAGGATCGATACGTGCCGCTTCATTCTGCTCGTATAGAACTCTGCAAAGCCGCCGTACGGGATTCCACCGATCAAG GTGCAGCATATCGTGAGATGGTGCACAACATCCTGTACCCGGTGATGTCCTCGTCAGGAGTAAGTTTAGTGAGGTACGACGTGCACCACGCGTTACCTGCGACGGCAAACGCTCTGATTGGCCGAGCCGCGCACATCGCCGTCCTCGATTCCGAGCTTTTCATCGAGAAGTTCCTGCTGGTGGCTGGTCTGAAATACTTCAGATAA